TTGAAGGCAACTGTGGCTGACTTCGAAGCCATCACCGATCGTCTGGGACGGGAGAAACAGCGGGAGATCTACGTAACGTCTCTCGGCCTCGATCAGTAAAGGGTCATTGCAGCAAGACAGTCGTGCTTGCAATCTCGTATGCTGCTGCTGGCGTATCAGCCTAGAACGACTGATACGCCAGCACCTCGTGTCTATGGCGACGATTGCGACTACCCAGATTCCTCAAAAGCACATCAGACTCGCCCAGCACCGTGATCGGGTCAAGCGTTTCTTTCTTCTGCCGGCCGTTGTGTGGGTGCTTGCCTTTTCAATCTTCCCGCTGGTTTATGCGCTCTACAACAGTCTGTTCAGCTTTCGCTTCGGACGGATCAATGAGTTTGTCGGCTTACAGAACTTTGGGCGTCTCCTCACGGATGCCAATCTTCATTCAGGGCTGCGCACTACACTGATATTCGTAGCTGCCACGGTGATCGTGCAAATGATCCTGGGCTTTGGGCTCGCATTGCTTCTCAACCAAGAGATGCGTGGCAAGAACGTGTTGCGCGCAATCATGATCCTCCCGCTCTTCGCAACGCCAGTAGCAATTGGTTATCTGGGCATCACCATCTTCTACGAGCAAAACGGACCGCTGAATGTATTCTTGCGCGCGCTCGGCATCGAGCCGGTGCCTTGGCTGTCTAATCCTTTCTGGGCGCTCATAGCAGTCATTCTGGTTGATATCTGGCAGTGGACGCCTTTCGTCTTTCTCGTTTCTCTCGCTGCCTTACAGGCCCTGCCAATAGATCTCTATGAAGCAGCAGAAGTAGATGGCGCTTCGCGCTTTGCCGCATTTCGATACATTACGCTTCCCCTTATGCTACCCACACTGTTCCTCATACTGCTTCTGCGGCTCGTCGAGGCATTCAAGGTGTTCGACATCCCCACCAGCCTCACGTTGGGCGGCCCAGGACGAGCCACGGAGGTCTACAGCCTGTTCACCTATCGAACAGCGATGCGCTTCTTCGATCACGGATACGCCGCTGCGCAGGGGTTTCTATTGTTGGTTATCGTGAGCGTCATCGTCACCCTACTCTTCCGGCGAATCGGTCGGCTTTACGACGTGGAGAGCTGATTGGAAAGGTCATGTTTCGCAAACTTTCTCCCGCTGCTCAAGTGCTCACATTGGGGCTACTCTTCGTGGCCGTAGCGTGGGTTGCTCTACCCTTCTACTGGGCTTTTCTCAACTCGATCAAAAAACCCGCCGATACCTTCGCTAACACCTTCGTTCCATTTCTTCAGTTCCAGCCCACCATAGACCATTGGATTGGTGAACTGGCCATTCCAGAGACGCGACAGGCGTTGCTCAACAGCACTGCCATCGCACTCGGTGCGGCCACCCTCTCTATCTTTATCGGCACACCGGCGGCATATGCCCTAGCACGCTTTCGTTTCCGTCGCCCAAGCAATGGCTTTCTGACCACGTGGTTTCTCTCGCAGCGCATTCTGCCGCCGGTACTCTTCGTTGTCCCCTTCTTCCTCATCATGCGAGAGCTACGCCTACTGGATAGTATCGTGGCGCTCGTGTTGTTAAACGCCACTTTCACGCTGCCCTTCTCTGTGATTATCTTGAGTCAGATGTTTCGGGAGCTGCCACGCGAACTCGAGGAGGCGGCCTACGTGGATGGAGCAACGACGCTACAAGCTTTCTTGCGCGTCGCACTTCCGCTCGTGCTGCCCGGTTTGGTGGCAGCTTGGATCATCTGCATGGCCTTCAGTTGGAACGAGTTTCTATTTGCGCTGTCTTTGACCACTAAGGCCGCCATTCCGATGCCTGTAATCATCGCCGGCGCGGAACACACGCGCGGCGTACAGTTCTGGTATGTGGGCGTGCGCACATTGCTTACGTTACTTCCGCCCACCATCCTCGCCTTATTGGCACAGCGGTACATCGTTCGTGGCCTGACATTTGGCGCAGTGAAGGGTTAATCTATGCGATGACCTCACCAAGCGCACTGCTGCTCGGTATTGACATCGGGACGACGAATCTGAAAGCACTTGTCTTCAACAGGGCGGGGCGCGTCGTCGCTCATGCCAGCGCTCCAACCCCGACGCATTACCTAGGCGCGGGGCAGGCGTATTACGAACCTGAGGAGATTTGGCAACAAGTGCTCGGCTTGATTCGAACCGCAGTCTCCCAAGTCGAGCAAGCGCGGAAGATTGCCGGCGTGGCCTGCTCCAGTATGGGAGAGTCGGGAGTGCCGATAGACGGAGAAGGTCATCCGCTTTACCACGCTATTGCTTGGTTCGACCGCCGAACAGAGCCACAGGCTGCCTACCTGGCGGAACATATTGGTCGAGAGCACATTTTCAAGTCTTGCGGGCTAGATGTCTATCCGATTTACGGCCTGTGCAAGATACTCTGGCTGCAAGACAATCATTCTGATGTGCTTGCGCGTGCGGAGCGCTGGCTAAACATGGCCGATTTCATTGCCTATAGGCTATGTGGCGTTGCTGCTACCGATTACTCGCTCGCCTCGCGCACGTTGGCGCTGGATCTCCGCGGCCTCCGTTGGAACGATGACTTGCTGCATGCGATAGGAATCCGGCCATCGCTTCTGGCACCACTTATGCCGAGCGGCACACACCTCGGATCTATCTTGCCCGAGGTGGCCCGGGCAACGGGTTTACCGGAATCTGTGCAAGTAGCGACCGGTGGACACGACCATGTCTGTGCCGCGTTAGCAGCGGGCGTCATACGCCCGAGTGATGTCCTCGATTCAATTGGCACAGCCGAAGCGCTGTTCATGCCGCTCTCCAACGTGCTCGACGACATCACATTGGCACGGATGGGTTACGCACAAGGTGTTCACGTCGCGGGCGGGTACTACATCCTTGGTGGACAGTTTTCTTCTGGGGCAGCAATCGAGTGGTTCAAACAGGTGCTTGGCGAAAGCCACGACTATTCCATTTTGATCGAGGAGGCGAAGCGCGTTCCACCGGGCAGCGAGGGTGTAAGCTTTCTGCCCCATCTGCGTGCAGCTAATACGCCTTACAACGATCCACTCGCGATGGGTGCATTTCTCGGTCTGACGACGGATGTGCGCAGAGGCAATCTCTTTCGCGCACTCCTCGAAGGGATAGCGATGGAGATGCGCAGCGCTCTCTATCCGCTCCTGGCTTTGCAGCAGCGAACTCCTGAGCGCATCCGTGCTACGGGCGGTGGCACACGCAATGCGCTGCTCATGCAAATCAAAGCTGATGTATTTGGTAGCCGCATAGACATCTTCGATGTCGGAGAAGGTGCTGCATTGGGAGCTGCTATGCTTGCCGGTATAGCTGGTGGCGTTTACGCGGACATTGAAGAGGCTGTGAGTGTCGTCACGGCCTCTCATCCTGTAACCGTCGTGTCACCCAGCGAACATGCGGCCTTCTATGACCGTCTCTACACAGAGGTTTACCAACACGTTTACTCCGCGCTTCATCCAATCAACCATGCCATACGCCGGTTGCTCAGTCAAGGCTAGACCTCAAGCTGTGCCCGCGCATGCATAAGGGATCATCCTGCCCCCTCTTGCATCAATGACAAGACGATGCGACGTCACTATCCCGCAGGTTGTGCCGCGAGGGCAGCGTATGACTTCCTGGCAGAGATGGCTGCGCAAACAATAATTGGGCAGCAGCAGGTGACGCTGCTAACCGGCCACCGATGAACGAGCAATCCAAGCGCGTGCAAGCGATGTTCTCCCGCATCACGCGGCGCTACGACCTGATGAATCGCGTGATGACCGGCGGGCGCGATCAGGTCTGGCGGCGCATCGCCGCGCGCGAACTCGGGCTGAGCGCCGGTGGGTTGATCCTCGACCTCGCCACCGGCACCGGCGACCTGGCCTTTGCCGTTCGCGAGGCCTACCCGAATGCCCGCGTGGTGGCGATGGACTTCTCCGAGACCATCCTGCGCGAGGGGGTGCGCAAGGCACAATTGCGCGATGAGCACGGCGTCGTCTGGGGCGTAGGCGATGCACTTGCGCTGCCCTTCCGCGATGCAACGTTCGACGGTTGCACGAACGCCTTTCTGATCCGAAATGTGGTGGATTTGCGGCTGTGCCTGCGCGAGATGAAGCGCGTGGTCAAGCCCGGCGGGCGCGTCGTGTGCATGGAGATCACCCATCCCCAGACGCCGATCTTCAAGCAGGCGTTCACCGTGTATTTCTATAAGCTGGTGCCCATCATCGGCGGCATCATCGCCGGCGACCCCCAAGCCTATCGTTACCTGCCCGACTCGCTCACGCGCTTCCCGCCGGCCGAGCCGCTCAAGCGAATCATGCAAGAAGTCGGCTATCGCAACGTGTGCTACCGGCTGTTGGGCATGGGAACGATGGCGATTCACGTGGGAGAGGTATGATCGGCGCACGTGTTGCATCGCTGCTGCGTCGTAGAACATGAAGCTGAATCCCTCGGCTCGAAAGGGCTGAGTGAAGGAGGTTTTGAGATGTCACGATCACGCCATCTTCCGGCGGTTGGTCTCCTGGTTGCGCTTGCTATTGCACTGGTGATCCTGATGGTGGCGACGCCGGTGGGCGCTCAGCTTAGCATCGGCTGGTCCGATCCGCTGGCTACGCCGATTCCTCTGCCGGGTGTCCAGGCGGCAGATGCGGATCTGCCGACGCCGCGGGCGATCTACATTGCCGACGATCCCTCGCAGGTGCCTCCCGTCACGCCTATGCCTTAACGTGTGAGGCCTCTGCATCCATGAAGCGTCGTTTCAGCAGTAGGGCGTGGGTAGGGCATGCATCGTCCGTTGCGTCCACACCGACGATATGCCGATGAACCAAAGCGTAGTGGAAGTGCTCCCGATTTTCTGCTAGCCTCGACATAGGTTTGAATTGCAGCAAGATCCGGGGCACGCATGAATCGGAACGTTAAAGGCAAATTTCATCTCCTGATATTTCTTCCGGTAGCCGCCCTTCTCCTAACGGTAGACTCTAGTCAGATAGGTGCGTTTGCTGCTAGATTGCAGAATCCTCAAATCAGCAGCCACACAACGTTCATGCATGCGGGCGTTGCATTCGCACAGGGCAACGTGCTGTCGCCGACGACGTATCTGCCGGTGTTGTTGAGCCAACCGCCAACGGCTAGTCCGACACCTACACCGACGCCTACCGGCACGCCACCCGCATCTGGCGAGGAATGGTCACAGCACGGCTATAACGCCCAACGCACCGGCTACACCGCGCAGGTCGTCGCGCCACCCTGGCGCTGGCGTTGGAGCTGGAACGGGCCAAACAGCTCCGGCGGCGTCAGCGCCGGCAAAACCAGCCTGCCGCGCAACGTGCAGCCGGTGACCGGCGGTGGGCGAGTGTATGTGGCTGCCGGCAACCGCGGCGTGTATGCCCTGCGTGAGACTGACGGCGTGGAGGTGTGGAATGCCCGCCCCGGCGGCAACATCAACTCGACGGTTGCCTACGACGGGGACACGCAAGCCGTATTCGCACTCTCCAGCAACGGCACGCTCTACAAGCTGAATGCCTCAAACGGGAATGTGGCCGGCCAGTTCGCCACGGGTGCGAGTAGCGTGCTGCCGCTGCCGCCGGCAGTGCTTGGCGATCGGGTGATTTTTGCCATCGGTAACCGCGCCTACGCCGTGAACAAAGCGACCATGCAGCAAATCTGGATGTATCAGGCGGGAGCGGAGGTGCATACACCGCCGGCGTATTCGGCCAGCCGGAACCGAGTCGTCATCGGGACGGCAGACTTATACGTGCATGCTATCGAGAACGGCAACGGTAACCGAGCATGGCGGGTGCGGCCATTACATGCGAGCTTAGCCGCAGGTGAAACATCCGACGCGCGCAACTTTGCCGAATTCAAAAATGGCTGGCCGGTGATCGCTGACGGCAGCGGCTATGCATTGATGAAAGTTCGGCTGGACTGGGACACGATGTGGCGGGATTGGCCGCAAACCAACAGCGGCATGCGCGCCTTCCTGACGGCTAATCCGACCCAACAAGCCCTGTTTGTGCTTGACCTAGACGATGGCAGCATCCCATTCATCGCCAACGTTGGCCATGGCGGCTATGGCGACGGGGGCTACATGCCGATGGGACCGCAGCCGGTTGTCAAGCGCCTGCCAAACGGCAAAGAGGTCGTCTACACCATCATTCGCGCCAAACACTCAAACTACGACTCACGCGCTGATTCACACTTCGGTGAGATGATGCTAGATGAGACAACTGTAAGTGGGCTGCAGGGTGGTGATGTGCGCTTCATCTTTTACGACTGGCCACCCGGCAGCGCAAATCCCTACCTGATAACTGACGAGCAGCCGAATGTCTCGATGGCCGGCGACTACCTGTTCGGCGGGCACTGGGAGGCTGGATTCGCTTTGCGCATCCTCGATCGTTCTGATGCGCGCGGCAGCTTCGGCAGCAAGATTACCTCGCAACGATTGGACACGATTGCCGCCTCACAGGATAGCGGCGGGTGCGCTTTCAACACATCGCACTACTGTGCCAGTGGTCTGCAGAACACGCGCGGATACGACCGTGGTTTCTATATCTACTACAACCAAGGCGCGATCTACGACCGCTACTGGAGCGAATACTCGGTCTGGACGGTCAGCAAGGACAATGTCTACTTCCGCAGCACCGACGGTGCTATCGTCGCGCTGACCGGCGGCTCACCGACCGTTGCCTCCGCTCAGGCTATCGAGCCGGCATCCCTCGCACCTCCCATATCGCTCATTGCTCACGCGGAGCCACCCGCGATCTCCTACACTCAGGCGCGCGAGTGGTCAGATCGCGTCGTCACCGTGGAGGGCGTGCTGCGCTACGTGTTCAACAACGGCAAGCAGGTGCTGCTGGGCTTCGAGTACCCGCACCGCGGCGCGTTCAAGGCGCTGATCCGCAAGGCCGACTGGCCGGCGTTCGGCGGGGTACCCGAGGCGCGCTATCGCGTCGGTGACCGCGTACGCGTGACCGGCTTGATCGAGTGGTACCAGGGCGACCCGGCCATCTACGTCACGGAACCAGCCCAGATCCAGCCCTAACTTCACCCGGGTTCGGCCCTGACCGAATCTGGGCGCGTTTCTCCTCTTGACACTTTTTGCTCAAGTGTGCTAATATCGCGCCCGAAATTAGCACTATCAAGATTTGAGTGCTAAAAAACCAACACTCATCTAACACTCTCGTAGCAGACTGCCAGCCAGTCAAATTTCCGGAGGAAAAGCAATGGCGAAGA
The window above is part of the Candidatus Roseilinea sp. genome. Proteins encoded here:
- a CDS encoding sugar ABC transporter permease, whose amino-acid sequence is MATIATTQIPQKHIRLAQHRDRVKRFFLLPAVVWVLAFSIFPLVYALYNSLFSFRFGRINEFVGLQNFGRLLTDANLHSGLRTTLIFVAATVIVQMILGFGLALLLNQEMRGKNVLRAIMILPLFATPVAIGYLGITIFYEQNGPLNVFLRALGIEPVPWLSNPFWALIAVILVDIWQWTPFVFLVSLAALQALPIDLYEAAEVDGASRFAAFRYITLPLMLPTLFLILLLRLVEAFKVFDIPTSLTLGGPGRATEVYSLFTYRTAMRFFDHGYAAAQGFLLLVIVSVIVTLLFRRIGRLYDVES
- a CDS encoding sugar ABC transporter permease, giving the protein MFRKLSPAAQVLTLGLLFVAVAWVALPFYWAFLNSIKKPADTFANTFVPFLQFQPTIDHWIGELAIPETRQALLNSTAIALGAATLSIFIGTPAAYALARFRFRRPSNGFLTTWFLSQRILPPVLFVVPFFLIMRELRLLDSIVALVLLNATFTLPFSVIILSQMFRELPRELEEAAYVDGATTLQAFLRVALPLVLPGLVAAWIICMAFSWNEFLFALSLTTKAAIPMPVIIAGAEHTRGVQFWYVGVRTLLTLLPPTILALLAQRYIVRGLTFGAVKG
- a CDS encoding xylulokinase, encoding MTSPSALLLGIDIGTTNLKALVFNRAGRVVAHASAPTPTHYLGAGQAYYEPEEIWQQVLGLIRTAVSQVEQARKIAGVACSSMGESGVPIDGEGHPLYHAIAWFDRRTEPQAAYLAEHIGREHIFKSCGLDVYPIYGLCKILWLQDNHSDVLARAERWLNMADFIAYRLCGVAATDYSLASRTLALDLRGLRWNDDLLHAIGIRPSLLAPLMPSGTHLGSILPEVARATGLPESVQVATGGHDHVCAALAAGVIRPSDVLDSIGTAEALFMPLSNVLDDITLARMGYAQGVHVAGGYYILGGQFSSGAAIEWFKQVLGESHDYSILIEEAKRVPPGSEGVSFLPHLRAANTPYNDPLAMGAFLGLTTDVRRGNLFRALLEGIAMEMRSALYPLLALQQRTPERIRATGGGTRNALLMQIKADVFGSRIDIFDVGEGAALGAAMLAGIAGGVYADIEEAVSVVTASHPVTVVSPSEHAAFYDRLYTEVYQHVYSALHPINHAIRRLLSQG
- the menG gene encoding demethylmenaquinone methyltransferase, with product MNEQSKRVQAMFSRITRRYDLMNRVMTGGRDQVWRRIAARELGLSAGGLILDLATGTGDLAFAVREAYPNARVVAMDFSETILREGVRKAQLRDEHGVVWGVGDALALPFRDATFDGCTNAFLIRNVVDLRLCLREMKRVVKPGGRVVCMEITHPQTPIFKQAFTVYFYKLVPIIGGIIAGDPQAYRYLPDSLTRFPPAEPLKRIMQEVGYRNVCYRLLGMGTMAIHVGEV
- a CDS encoding pyrrolo-quinoline quinone, which encodes MHAGVAFAQGNVLSPTTYLPVLLSQPPTASPTPTPTPTGTPPASGEEWSQHGYNAQRTGYTAQVVAPPWRWRWSWNGPNSSGGVSAGKTSLPRNVQPVTGGGRVYVAAGNRGVYALRETDGVEVWNARPGGNINSTVAYDGDTQAVFALSSNGTLYKLNASNGNVAGQFATGASSVLPLPPAVLGDRVIFAIGNRAYAVNKATMQQIWMYQAGAEVHTPPAYSASRNRVVIGTADLYVHAIENGNGNRAWRVRPLHASLAAGETSDARNFAEFKNGWPVIADGSGYALMKVRLDWDTMWRDWPQTNSGMRAFLTANPTQQALFVLDLDDGSIPFIANVGHGGYGDGGYMPMGPQPVVKRLPNGKEVVYTIIRAKHSNYDSRADSHFGEMMLDETTVSGLQGGDVRFIFYDWPPGSANPYLITDEQPNVSMAGDYLFGGHWEAGFALRILDRSDARGSFGSKITSQRLDTIAASQDSGGCAFNTSHYCASGLQNTRGYDRGFYIYYNQGAIYDRYWSEYSVWTVSKDNVYFRSTDGAIVALTGGSPTVASAQAIEPASLAPPISLIAHAEPPAISYTQAREWSDRVVTVEGVLRYVFNNGKQVLLGFEYPHRGAFKALIRKADWPAFGGVPEARYRVGDRVRVTGLIEWYQGDPAIYVTEPAQIQP